The proteins below are encoded in one region of Engystomops pustulosus chromosome 8, aEngPut4.maternal, whole genome shotgun sequence:
- the TMEM169 gene encoding transmembrane protein 169, producing the protein MQSEVIPSDGEMEEPPPKPNKSAPHSPLRDTLRRAAAAVSFEGVTGEATIERKKRKKKEPRPESIIVYRSDNEKVLEDESTNQETGERSTEEGSRFLGTPMSDGGWNMPLDSRYVTLTGTITRGKKKGQLVDIHVTLTEKELQELTRSKEPLQEEPMEGKKPCTVGMDRGPHVLLWSVLCLPVVFVLSFVLSFYYGTITWYNIFLVYNEERTFWHKITFCPFLIIFYPIIIVAVSLSLATYTAVTQISWSWAEWWQAVKDMEKGFCGWLCSKLGLEDCSPYSIVELLDSDNISGSLSVKGSTQGVETSAV; encoded by the exons ATGCAGAGCGAGGTCATCCCCAGTGATGGCGAGATGGAGGAGCCTCCTCCAAAACCAAATAAGAGCGCCCCCCACAGCCCCCTAAGAGACACCTTGCGGAGAGCTGCAGCAGCTGTGTCCTTTGAGGGGGTAACTGGAGAAGCAACTATAGAACggaagaagagaaaaaagaaagagcCTCGTCCAGAATCCATCATTGTGTATCGCTCCGACAATGAGAAGGTCCTGGAGGATGAATCAACTAATCAGGAAACTGGAGAGAGAAGCACAGAAGAAGGGTCTAGATTTCTGGGGACTCCAATGAGTGATG GTGGGTGGAATATGCCTCTGGACAGCCGTTATGTCACTTTAACTGGGACAATCACCCGTGGGAAGAAGAAGGGTCAGCTGGTGGACATCCACGTCACTTTAACTGAGAAGGAACTCCAAGAACTTACAAGATCTAAGGAGCCTTTGCAGGAGGAGCCAATGGAGGGGAAGAAGCCGTGCACGGTGGGCATGGACAGGGGTCCGCACGTCCTCCTGTGGAGTGTCCTGTGCTTGCCGGTTGTGTTCGTCCTGTCCTTCGTGCTTTCCTTCTATTACGGGACTATAACATGGTACAATATATTCCTGGTCTACAATGAGGAAAGGACTTTCTGGCACAAGATCACCTTCTGCCCCTTCCTCATCATCTTCTACCCCATCATCATCGTGGCGGTGTCGCTGTCTCTGGCCACGTATACGGCGGTGACTCAGATCTCGTGGTCGTGGGCTGAGTGGTGGCAGGCAGTGAAGGACATGGAGAAGGGGTTCTGCGGTTGGCTCTGTAGTAAGCTGGGGCTGGAGGACTGCTCCCCCTACAGCATCGTGGAGCTACTGGACTCTGACAATATCTCTGGGAGTTTATCGGTGAAAGGCTCCACGCAGGGAGTGGAGACCTCGGCCGTGTGA
- the PECR gene encoding peroxisomal trans-2-enoyl-CoA reductase isoform X1, translating into MAARSVFSAGLFRDKVAIVTGGGTGIGKAIASELLGLGCNVVIASRKLDRLKETAENLVTQISPANPNRVTALKCNIRKEEEVESMVKTTLNIYNRIDFLINNGGGQFPSPSEEISAKGWNAVVETNLTGTFYCCKAVYNAWMKEHGGAIVNIIADMWKGFPGMAHTGAARAAVDNLTKSLAIEWAHTGVRINSVCPGTIFSQTAVENYKDLGPELFQNYVPKIPAKRLGLPEEISPMVCFLLSPAASFITGETIKVDAGQSLYHSPWTVPDHDRWPEAPDGENARALKKMMANVPPSKL; encoded by the exons ATGGCGGCGCGCAGTGTCTTCTCCGCGGGACTGTTTCGGGATAAAGTGGCCATAGTGACCGGAGGAGGCACCGGCATCGGGAAAGCCATAGCGAGCGAGCTGCTGGGTCTGG GTTGCAATGTGGTCATCGCCTCCCGGAAACTTGACAGATTGAAAGAAACGGCAGAGAATCTTGTGACCCAAATCTCCCCTGCGAACCCCAACAGGGTGACAGCACTAAAGTGTAACATCcgcaaggaggaggag GTGGAATCGATGGTTAAAACCACCTTGAACATCTACAACCGTATCGACTTCTTAATCAACAATGGAGGAGGTCAGTTTCCTTCTCCAAGTGAAGAGATCAGCGCTAAAGGATGGAACGCGGTAGTGGAGACTAACCTCACCGGGACCTTCTACTGCTGCAAAGCAG tgtataacgcCTGGATGAAGGAGCATGGGGGCGCCATAGTGAACATTATAGCAGATATGTGGAAAGGATTCCCTGGCATGGC TCACACAGGAGCTGCACGAGCCGCTGTGGATAACCTGACTAAGAGCCTGGCTATTGAATGGGCACACACGGGTGTCAGGATAAACTCTGTCTGTCCT GGAACCATCTTTTCACAGACTGCAGTTGAGAATTATAAGGACTTGGGACCTGAATTGTTTCAGAACTATGTCCCAAAGATTCCAGCCAAGAGACTTGGCCTCCCTGAAGAG ATCTCTCCCATGGTTTGCTTCCTACTGTCTCCTGCCGCCTCCTTCATCACTGGAGAGACCATCAAGGTGGACGCTGGCCAGAGCTTGTACCACAGTCCCTGGACTGTGCCAG ATCACGACAGGTGGCCGGAGGCTCCGGACGGGGAGAATGCCAGAGCCCTAAAGAAGATGATGGCAAACGTCCCCCCTTCCAAGCtgtga
- the PECR gene encoding peroxisomal trans-2-enoyl-CoA reductase isoform X2, with protein MMEHGDCSQGGCNVVIASRKLDRLKETAENLVTQISPANPNRVTALKCNIRKEEEVESMVKTTLNIYNRIDFLINNGGGQFPSPSEEISAKGWNAVVETNLTGTFYCCKAVYNAWMKEHGGAIVNIIADMWKGFPGMAHTGAARAAVDNLTKSLAIEWAHTGVRINSVCPGTIFSQTAVENYKDLGPELFQNYVPKIPAKRLGLPEEISPMVCFLLSPAASFITGETIKVDAGQSLYHSPWTVPDHDRWPEAPDGENARALKKMMANVPPSKL; from the exons ATGATGGAACATGGTGATTGCTCTCAGGGTG GTTGCAATGTGGTCATCGCCTCCCGGAAACTTGACAGATTGAAAGAAACGGCAGAGAATCTTGTGACCCAAATCTCCCCTGCGAACCCCAACAGGGTGACAGCACTAAAGTGTAACATCcgcaaggaggaggag GTGGAATCGATGGTTAAAACCACCTTGAACATCTACAACCGTATCGACTTCTTAATCAACAATGGAGGAGGTCAGTTTCCTTCTCCAAGTGAAGAGATCAGCGCTAAAGGATGGAACGCGGTAGTGGAGACTAACCTCACCGGGACCTTCTACTGCTGCAAAGCAG tgtataacgcCTGGATGAAGGAGCATGGGGGCGCCATAGTGAACATTATAGCAGATATGTGGAAAGGATTCCCTGGCATGGC TCACACAGGAGCTGCACGAGCCGCTGTGGATAACCTGACTAAGAGCCTGGCTATTGAATGGGCACACACGGGTGTCAGGATAAACTCTGTCTGTCCT GGAACCATCTTTTCACAGACTGCAGTTGAGAATTATAAGGACTTGGGACCTGAATTGTTTCAGAACTATGTCCCAAAGATTCCAGCCAAGAGACTTGGCCTCCCTGAAGAG ATCTCTCCCATGGTTTGCTTCCTACTGTCTCCTGCCGCCTCCTTCATCACTGGAGAGACCATCAAGGTGGACGCTGGCCAGAGCTTGTACCACAGTCCCTGGACTGTGCCAG ATCACGACAGGTGGCCGGAGGCTCCGGACGGGGAGAATGCCAGAGCCCTAAAGAAGATGATGGCAAACGTCCCCCCTTCCAAGCtgtga